In one window of Mobiluncus massiliensis DNA:
- the rpsB gene encoding 30S ribosomal protein S2, whose amino-acid sequence MAVVTMRQLLESGVHFGHQTRRWNPKMKRFILTDRSGIYILDLQQTIADIDIAYEFVKETVAHGGTMLFVGTKKQAQESIQEQATRVGMPYVNERWLGGMLTNFSTVHKRLQRLKELEQYDFEDTSASGLTKKELLMMRREKDKLAKTLGGIRDMAKTPSAIWVVDTKKEHLAIAEAQKLGIPVVAILDTNCDPDEVDYGIPGNDDAIRAVDLLTKVIADACAEGLVARSKKQLGENPESAEPMAEWERELLAGDDANTPAETAPAEEKPAEPAAEGEKADEKAE is encoded by the coding sequence ATGGCAGTCGTTACCATGCGCCAGCTTTTGGAAAGCGGCGTACATTTCGGGCATCAGACCCGTCGCTGGAACCCCAAGATGAAGCGGTTTATTTTGACCGACCGTTCCGGCATTTACATTCTCGATTTGCAGCAAACCATCGCTGACATCGATATTGCTTACGAATTTGTGAAGGAAACCGTGGCCCACGGTGGCACCATGCTGTTCGTTGGCACCAAGAAACAGGCTCAGGAGTCCATTCAGGAACAGGCCACCCGCGTGGGAATGCCTTACGTCAACGAACGTTGGCTGGGTGGCATGCTGACCAACTTCTCTACGGTACACAAGCGTTTGCAGCGTTTGAAGGAACTGGAACAGTACGACTTTGAGGACACTTCCGCTTCGGGGTTGACGAAGAAGGAACTGTTGATGATGCGCCGTGAAAAGGACAAGCTGGCCAAGACTTTGGGCGGTATCCGCGACATGGCAAAGACCCCTTCAGCTATCTGGGTGGTCGACACCAAGAAAGAACACCTGGCCATTGCCGAAGCCCAAAAGCTCGGTATTCCGGTCGTGGCCATCCTGGACACGAACTGCGACCCTGACGAAGTCGATTACGGCATTCCCGGCAACGACGACGCGATTCGCGCGGTGGATTTGCTGACCAAGGTAATCGCTGACGCTTGCGCGGAGGGCCTGGTGGCTCGCTCCAAGAAACAACTGGGCGAGAACCCGGAAAGCGCCGAACCGATGGCTGAGTGGGAACGCGAACTGCTGGCCGGCGACGATGCGAACACTCCCGCCGAAACCGCTCCGGCGGAGGAAAAGCCTGCTGAACCCGCCGCCGAGGGCGAGAAAGCCGACGAAAAGGCCGAGTAA
- the tsf gene encoding translation elongation factor Ts translates to MKLALKLEEKLAKYSMQDLKDLREETGAGLADVKKALEEANGDREEALKIIRVKGLKSLSKREGRSAGAGLIAAKVTDTKAGQRGTMVEVNAETDFVVKTDKFIAMADKILDAAAASGAASVEELLAAKSADGTVKDTLDAVAAIIGEKLEVGNVRQVEGEAVDVYLHRSSQDLPPTVGVLVATDKAGAEVAHDVAMHIAAYSPEYLSCEDVPAAEVEKERATLTETTKAEGKPEAAVAKIVEGRMKGFYKDCVLLEQPFAKDPKTTVGKIVEASKGKVTAFARLQAGE, encoded by the coding sequence ATGAAACTTGCTCTGAAACTGGAGGAAAAATTGGCTAAATACAGTATGCAAGACCTGAAGGATCTGCGCGAAGAAACCGGCGCGGGTCTGGCTGACGTTAAGAAAGCCCTGGAAGAAGCGAACGGCGACCGCGAGGAAGCCTTGAAGATTATTCGTGTCAAGGGCTTGAAGTCCCTTTCGAAGCGGGAAGGCCGCTCCGCGGGTGCCGGCTTGATTGCCGCGAAAGTTACCGACACCAAGGCTGGCCAGCGCGGCACCATGGTTGAGGTTAACGCGGAAACCGACTTCGTGGTCAAGACCGACAAATTCATCGCGATGGCGGACAAGATTCTGGACGCCGCCGCGGCATCCGGCGCGGCTAGCGTAGAGGAACTTTTGGCTGCCAAGTCTGCTGACGGCACCGTCAAGGACACCTTGGACGCGGTCGCGGCGATCATCGGCGAGAAACTGGAAGTCGGCAACGTGCGTCAGGTCGAGGGCGAAGCCGTCGATGTCTACCTGCACCGTTCTTCCCAGGACCTGCCTCCGACTGTTGGCGTGCTGGTGGCTACCGACAAGGCCGGTGCCGAAGTCGCTCACGACGTCGCGATGCACATCGCGGCCTACAGCCCGGAGTACCTCAGTTGCGAGGATGTTCCCGCTGCGGAAGTCGAAAAGGAACGCGCCACGCTGACCGAAACCACCAAGGCCGAAGGCAAGCCGGAAGCTGCTGTCGCCAAGATCGTGGAAGGCCGGATGAAGGGCTTTTACAAGGACTGCGTGCTGCTCGAACAGCCCTTTGCCAAGGATCCCAAGACCACGGTCGGCAAGATTGTGGAAGCCTCCAAGGGCAAGGTCACCGCTTTTGCGCGTTTGCAGGCTGGCGAGTAA
- the pyrH gene encoding UMP kinase, protein MSDDGSVAPGKRRVLMKLSGEVFGGGQVGLDPDVVSNIAQQVAAAVTQGVQVAIVVGGGNFFRGAELSQRGLDRARADYMGMLGTVMNALALQDFLEQAGVRTRVQSAITMTQVAEPYVPLRAIRHLEKGRVVVFGAGAGMPYFSTDTVSAQRALETHCQELLVGKNGVDGVYTDDPRQNPQAKKLDEVSYEKALHDGLKVVDAAAFSLCSENKLKMRVFGMAQPGNVTRALLGENIGTVLYNEK, encoded by the coding sequence ATGAGCGACGACGGCTCAGTAGCCCCCGGTAAACGCCGGGTTTTGATGAAACTGTCCGGTGAAGTCTTTGGCGGCGGTCAAGTGGGGTTGGACCCCGATGTCGTTTCCAATATCGCTCAGCAGGTCGCCGCGGCGGTGACGCAGGGAGTACAGGTTGCCATCGTGGTTGGCGGCGGGAACTTCTTTCGCGGTGCGGAGCTGAGCCAGCGTGGCTTGGACCGTGCTCGGGCAGACTACATGGGGATGTTGGGTACCGTCATGAACGCCCTGGCCCTGCAGGATTTCTTGGAACAGGCCGGAGTGCGCACCCGGGTACAGTCCGCCATCACGATGACCCAGGTCGCCGAGCCTTATGTGCCCTTGCGTGCCATTCGTCACCTCGAAAAAGGGCGTGTGGTCGTGTTCGGGGCGGGTGCGGGGATGCCGTACTTCTCGACCGACACCGTTAGCGCACAGCGTGCCCTGGAAACGCACTGCCAGGAACTGCTGGTGGGCAAGAACGGGGTGGACGGGGTGTACACCGACGATCCGCGCCAGAACCCTCAGGCTAAAAAACTCGATGAAGTCAGCTATGAGAAAGCGCTGCACGATGGGCTGAAAGTCGTGGATGCGGCCGCTTTCTCCCTGTGTTCGGAAAACAAGCTGAAGATGCGTGTATTCGGCATGGCCCAGCCAGGCAACGTCACCAGAGCGTTGCTGGGCGAAAACATCGGTACTGTGCTGTACAACGAAAAGTGA
- the frr gene encoding ribosome recycling factor yields MIEDTLKSAKSMMAKALSATQDEFAAIRTGRANTAMFDGIMVDYYGAPTPLKQLASFNIPEARTVIVQPFDKSASQDIIRAIAEADLGVNPTDDGKTIRIVLPALTEERRKEYVKMAKTKAEEGRQSVRSLRRKAKDEFETMLKNKELGEDEIKRGEKELDSITKKFTDEIDQLLAAKESELMTI; encoded by the coding sequence TTGATTGAAGACACCCTCAAATCCGCCAAGAGCATGATGGCGAAAGCCTTGAGCGCCACCCAAGATGAATTCGCTGCCATCCGTACCGGTCGAGCCAACACCGCCATGTTTGACGGCATTATGGTCGACTACTATGGCGCCCCGACCCCGTTAAAGCAGCTCGCTTCCTTTAACATTCCCGAAGCGCGCACCGTCATCGTCCAGCCTTTTGACAAGTCCGCTTCACAAGACATCATTCGTGCTATTGCGGAAGCCGACTTGGGCGTGAACCCCACTGACGACGGCAAAACGATACGCATCGTCTTGCCCGCTCTGACAGAGGAACGCCGCAAGGAATACGTTAAGATGGCGAAAACCAAAGCCGAGGAGGGCCGCCAATCCGTGCGTTCGCTGCGCCGCAAAGCCAAGGACGAATTCGAAACCATGCTAAAGAACAAGGAACTCGGCGAGGACGAAATCAAACGCGGTGAAAAGGAACTTGATTCCATTACGAAGAAGTTCACCGATGAGATTGACCAGCTCCTGGCTGCCAAAGAATCAGAGTTGATGACTATCTAG
- a CDS encoding phosphatidate cytidylyltransferase, with product MVDTEDFQTPQSVEPAASPATEDTGVHPVTRPSRRENRAAQQRRRPRLGMPSAKSAKKESKPGQSAPDKSQKAGRNLVAATGVGAGLLAAYGLTLFLVKPLFAALCVVTIVACLIEFRHAIRFTDRHLGMPIVVIGGIGIFICAWQVGLEAMLTATFLTVAAALLWQLAGPYRGEDALKNVTVSTLTVAYIPFLGSFLALLAVECGAKATAVFVLSVTLGSDTGGYFCGRFLGRHHMAPSISPRKTWEGFAGSVLFAVIVSVAGTFWIGIPWFYGIILGVFMAVVGTLGDLSESLLKRELGIKDMGHLLPGHGGLLDRMDSILMTAPVAYIVLKFAIFSQQAPVLS from the coding sequence ATGGTTGATACTGAAGATTTCCAGACGCCGCAATCTGTTGAGCCAGCGGCATCCCCGGCGACTGAGGACACTGGGGTGCATCCGGTGACCCGGCCCAGCCGCAGGGAAAACCGCGCCGCGCAACAGCGCCGGAGACCGCGCTTGGGCATGCCTTCCGCGAAATCCGCGAAAAAGGAGTCTAAACCCGGGCAATCCGCGCCCGACAAATCTCAGAAGGCCGGCCGCAACCTGGTGGCGGCCACCGGGGTCGGGGCGGGACTGCTGGCGGCGTATGGACTGACCCTATTCCTGGTGAAGCCCCTGTTCGCGGCCTTGTGCGTGGTGACGATTGTGGCTTGCCTCATCGAGTTTCGCCACGCCATCCGGTTTACGGATCGGCATTTGGGTATGCCGATTGTCGTCATCGGGGGAATCGGGATTTTCATCTGTGCTTGGCAGGTCGGATTGGAGGCCATGCTAACCGCAACTTTCCTGACAGTGGCGGCCGCCCTGCTGTGGCAGTTGGCGGGTCCCTACCGCGGTGAAGATGCGCTCAAGAACGTGACGGTCAGCACCCTGACCGTGGCTTATATTCCGTTCTTGGGGTCTTTCCTGGCTTTGTTGGCGGTGGAATGCGGGGCAAAAGCGACCGCGGTTTTCGTTTTGTCCGTCACGCTGGGTTCGGATACCGGGGGCTATTTCTGCGGGCGATTCCTGGGACGTCACCACATGGCACCGTCTATTTCCCCGCGCAAGACGTGGGAAGGGTTTGCCGGTTCGGTCCTGTTTGCCGTTATCGTGTCCGTGGCAGGCACGTTCTGGATTGGGATTCCGTGGTTTTACGGGATTATTTTGGGTGTTTTCATGGCAGTAGTGGGGACTCTGGGCGATTTGAGCGAGTCGTTGTTGAAACGGGAACTCGGCATTAAAGATATGGGCCACCTGTTGCCGGGGCACGGCGGGCTGCTGGATCGGATGGATTCTATCCTGATGACAGCGCCGGTGGCCTATATCGTGTTGAAGTTCGCTATCTTTTCTCAGCAGGCCCCGGTGCTGTCCTAA
- the rlmN gene encoding 23S rRNA (adenine(2503)-C(2))-methyltransferase RlmN yields the protein MERQVLPHEQPPLGATHAGAAAELNFRAQARGKPPQHFADFDPQQRREAVAAAGMRPFRADQVARHYFGRFEAEPSQMTDLGQADQERARGLLPELITPVVTQVADKGWTRKTLWRLFDGAQVESVLMRYPKRVTLCVSSQVGCGMGCPFCATGQLGLTRNLSAAEILEQVRLAARAAQDGELGSPARLSNLVFMGMGEPLANYKSLLHTIRTLTAEVPQGFGISARNLVVSTVGLVPGIRKLTQEGLPVTLAVSLHAPDDELRNELIPMNRRYQVDELLDTAYAYFQATGRRVSIEYALIRDMNDHPWRARLLADKLNERGKTWAHVNPIPLNPTPGSIWDASLPRVMDEFIEILRQAGISTTLRDTRGSDIDGACGQLAAKAKQPPAA from the coding sequence ATGGAGAGACAGGTTCTGCCCCACGAACAACCGCCACTGGGGGCCACGCACGCGGGGGCTGCGGCAGAACTCAACTTTCGGGCGCAGGCTCGCGGCAAACCGCCGCAGCATTTCGCCGACTTCGACCCGCAGCAACGCCGTGAGGCGGTAGCCGCGGCGGGAATGCGCCCGTTTCGTGCCGACCAGGTGGCGCGCCACTATTTTGGGCGCTTTGAAGCCGAGCCCTCCCAGATGACAGACCTGGGCCAGGCCGACCAGGAACGGGCTCGCGGCCTGCTGCCTGAGCTCATTACCCCGGTCGTGACCCAAGTTGCTGATAAGGGCTGGACTCGCAAAACTCTGTGGCGGCTATTCGATGGCGCCCAAGTGGAATCCGTCCTGATGCGCTACCCGAAACGCGTCACCTTGTGCGTATCCTCACAGGTCGGCTGCGGGATGGGCTGCCCGTTTTGCGCGACCGGCCAGCTTGGCTTGACCCGAAATCTCTCGGCGGCCGAAATCTTGGAACAGGTTCGGCTCGCTGCTAGGGCCGCCCAAGACGGGGAACTCGGCAGTCCGGCACGGCTGTCTAATCTGGTGTTTATGGGGATGGGTGAGCCGCTGGCCAACTACAAATCCCTGCTGCACACGATTCGGACCCTCACCGCCGAAGTCCCGCAAGGCTTCGGGATTTCGGCCCGCAACCTGGTCGTTTCCACCGTCGGGCTGGTGCCGGGAATCCGCAAGTTGACCCAGGAAGGGCTGCCGGTCACTCTGGCCGTGTCCCTGCACGCACCTGACGATGAATTGCGCAACGAACTGATACCCATGAACCGGCGCTACCAGGTCGACGAACTGTTGGACACCGCTTATGCGTATTTCCAAGCGACCGGGCGGCGTGTTTCTATCGAATACGCCCTGATTAGAGACATGAACGACCATCCGTGGCGAGCCCGGCTGCTAGCGGATAAACTCAATGAACGGGGTAAAACTTGGGCGCATGTGAACCCGATTCCGCTCAATCCCACGCCGGGGAGCATCTGGGATGCGTCCCTGCCGCGTGTCATGGACGAATTCATAGAGATTTTGCGGCAAGCTGGAATCAGCACTACGTTGCGGGATACGCGCGGCTCGGATATTGACGGGGCCTGCGGGCAGCTCGCGGCGAAAGCGAAGCAGCCTCCCGCGGCTTAG
- a CDS encoding DivIVA domain-containing protein: MSDTTFRTAKLLGKGYDRNQVDKFLAKARSAYEGNGGPANFGAAQVRAQGFNVVRGGYNFVEVDAAMDRLESAFVARARADHIAVNGQKAWMSLVAEQATTLYPRLLRPAGKRFAHPQGRQRGYRIEDVDALLDRLVAYFDENKPLTSKEIRDAVFAEAKGARAYLEGPVDAYLARAVEVLLAVE; this comes from the coding sequence GTGAGCGACACGACGTTTCGCACCGCTAAACTCCTGGGCAAGGGCTACGACCGCAACCAGGTCGACAAGTTCTTGGCCAAGGCACGTTCGGCATACGAAGGCAACGGTGGACCAGCGAATTTCGGGGCGGCGCAGGTGCGAGCCCAGGGGTTCAACGTGGTGCGCGGGGGATATAACTTTGTCGAAGTCGACGCGGCGATGGATCGGCTGGAATCGGCTTTTGTGGCGCGGGCGCGGGCTGACCATATCGCGGTGAACGGGCAAAAGGCCTGGATGTCGCTGGTGGCGGAACAAGCCACGACCCTCTATCCGCGGCTGTTGCGTCCGGCAGGAAAACGTTTTGCTCACCCCCAAGGGCGCCAGCGTGGCTACCGGATTGAGGACGTGGACGCGCTGCTGGACCGCTTGGTGGCATATTTTGACGAAAACAAGCCTCTGACCAGCAAAGAAATCCGTGACGCGGTGTTTGCGGAGGCAAAGGGAGCCCGAGCCTACCTGGAAGGCCCGGTGGACGCATACCTGGCTCGCGCGGTCGAAGTGTTGCTGGCAGTCGAGTGA
- the dxr gene encoding 1-deoxy-D-xylulose-5-phosphate reductoisomerase, which yields MQDIVILGSTGSIGTQALDIVRAHPGHFRVQGLAASGRHLDVLARQAVEFEVPMVAVANSSVAELDEAIREAEIQLGQPRASHNLLTGPAGVEAAAGFVPQGIVLNAIAGISGLHATLRALDSGARLALANKESLVIGGSLVRDTLRWPGQIVPVDSEHSAIWQALRSGKHERGLCSPTVTGYSEVERLILTASGGPFRSKTRAELENVTVEQALNHPTWDMGPLVTVNSATMFNKGLEVIEASLLFDIEPKDIDVVVHPGSIVHSMVQFRDGATLLQASPPDMRIPIALGLSAPNRLREVAPACDWSSAAIWQFEPLNESIFPAVSLARHAISASDTHPAVLASADEIAVNAFLDGRLPFLGIYDVVQQVVSEHHGVSDPDLSALEGILEWAKQRAAELIENR from the coding sequence GTGCAAGATATTGTAATTTTGGGTTCTACCGGCTCGATTGGAACCCAGGCTTTGGACATCGTTCGCGCCCATCCTGGACATTTCCGGGTGCAGGGCTTGGCTGCCTCCGGGCGGCATCTGGATGTGTTGGCACGTCAAGCCGTCGAATTTGAAGTCCCCATGGTGGCCGTGGCGAACAGCTCCGTGGCGGAACTGGACGAGGCAATCCGCGAGGCAGAGATACAGTTGGGCCAGCCGCGAGCCAGCCATAACCTGTTGACCGGACCGGCCGGAGTCGAGGCGGCCGCCGGATTTGTGCCCCAGGGCATCGTGTTGAACGCCATCGCGGGGATTTCCGGCCTGCACGCGACACTGCGGGCGTTAGATTCCGGGGCGCGCCTGGCCCTGGCAAACAAAGAATCCCTGGTCATCGGTGGTTCCCTGGTGCGCGACACTTTGCGGTGGCCGGGCCAAATCGTGCCGGTTGACTCCGAACACAGCGCTATCTGGCAGGCGTTGCGCTCGGGCAAACACGAACGCGGCTTATGCTCGCCGACCGTCACCGGCTACAGCGAGGTCGAGCGTCTCATCCTGACCGCTAGCGGCGGTCCCTTCCGTTCGAAAACCCGCGCGGAACTGGAAAACGTTACGGTAGAACAAGCCTTGAACCACCCGACTTGGGACATGGGTCCGCTGGTAACCGTCAATTCAGCCACCATGTTTAACAAGGGGCTGGAAGTCATCGAAGCCTCGCTGCTGTTCGACATTGAACCGAAAGACATCGACGTCGTGGTGCACCCCGGATCGATTGTGCATTCCATGGTGCAGTTCCGGGACGGCGCGACCCTGCTGCAGGCCTCCCCGCCCGATATGCGCATTCCGATTGCCCTGGGACTGTCCGCCCCTAACCGGCTGCGCGAGGTAGCCCCCGCTTGTGACTGGAGCAGTGCCGCGATCTGGCAGTTCGAGCCGCTCAACGAGTCAATTTTCCCGGCGGTCAGCCTGGCTCGGCACGCTATTTCCGCCTCCGACACCCACCCCGCGGTTCTGGCCAGCGCGGACGAAATCGCCGTCAACGCTTTCTTGGACGGCCGTCTGCCCTTCCTGGGTATCTATGACGTGGTGCAACAGGTCGTGAGCGAGCATCACGGGGTGTCCGACCCGGACCTGTCCGCGCTGGAAGGCATCCTGGAATGGGCCAAACAGCGAGCCGCCGAGCTCATCGAGAACCGCTAA
- a CDS encoding M50 family metallopeptidase, protein MDYFTGIIALIVGLMVSIALHELGHLIPAKRFDILCTQYFIGFGPKIFSRQIGETEVGMKWVLLGGYVRMVGMYAPGHPGRRTKNRKGELTAAEEARIASNEEIPPGQEHRAFYAKPIWQRLIVMVSGTFVNLALSFLCVLVGLSAIGYELPTREVATVSPDSPAAAAGVAPGDVITAWNGKPVATWDEVISKVAVSQPGKPATLTVRRDGETKTIQVTPQTMEGGKRSVIGVIAVTERHHASLGEVANYQWETGKGTAKILLALPVKLWQTTIGLFQPNQPRDPNSVMGIVGMGQVAGSIAASDSDGYGFMEKLRAFLMLFGSLNMTLFMFNLIPLMPLDGGQAAGAIYEGIRKRVRRARGLDDGGPVDLAAMLPVTATVVIAFIAMTVLLIVADILKPVL, encoded by the coding sequence ATGGATTATTTCACTGGAATCATCGCCCTCATTGTGGGATTGATGGTGTCGATTGCCCTGCACGAACTGGGCCACCTGATACCCGCAAAACGCTTCGACATCCTCTGTACCCAATATTTTATCGGGTTTGGACCAAAGATATTTTCGCGCCAAATCGGGGAAACCGAAGTCGGAATGAAGTGGGTGCTGCTGGGCGGCTACGTGAGAATGGTCGGCATGTACGCTCCGGGGCATCCGGGGCGGCGCACGAAAAACCGCAAAGGCGAACTGACCGCGGCCGAGGAGGCCCGGATTGCCTCGAACGAAGAAATTCCACCCGGCCAGGAACACCGGGCGTTTTACGCTAAACCCATTTGGCAGCGCCTCATAGTGATGGTCAGCGGCACTTTTGTGAATCTGGCCTTGAGCTTCCTGTGCGTGCTGGTGGGGTTGAGCGCGATTGGTTACGAGCTGCCGACCCGCGAAGTCGCCACGGTCTCGCCGGACTCTCCCGCGGCCGCGGCGGGGGTGGCGCCCGGCGATGTTATCACCGCCTGGAACGGTAAACCCGTTGCGACCTGGGATGAAGTCATCAGTAAAGTGGCGGTGAGTCAGCCGGGGAAACCGGCCACTCTCACGGTCCGGCGCGACGGTGAAACCAAGACTATCCAGGTGACTCCCCAAACTATGGAGGGGGGGAAACGTTCGGTTATCGGCGTTATTGCCGTTACCGAACGCCACCACGCCAGCCTAGGGGAAGTCGCTAACTACCAGTGGGAAACCGGGAAAGGCACCGCGAAAATCCTGCTGGCCCTGCCCGTGAAACTGTGGCAAACCACCATCGGGTTGTTCCAGCCCAATCAGCCGCGCGACCCGAACTCGGTGATGGGAATCGTGGGAATGGGCCAGGTCGCAGGTTCTATCGCCGCCAGCGACTCTGATGGTTACGGTTTTATGGAAAAGCTGCGGGCCTTCCTGATGTTGTTCGGGTCGCTAAACATGACCCTGTTCATGTTCAACCTGATTCCGCTGATGCCCCTGGATGGCGGGCAAGCCGCGGGCGCGATTTATGAAGGCATCCGCAAGCGGGTGCGCCGCGCGCGGGGCCTCGACGACGGCGGGCCGGTCGATTTGGCGGCAATGTTGCCGGTGACAGCCACGGTGGTTATCGCTTTCATCGCCATGACGGTGCTGCTGATTGTGGCCGATATTTTGAAGCCGGTACTGTGA
- a CDS encoding MATE family efflux transporter has protein sequence MKTGDTMPAENRPSESGNRPSESEAQPVEPENQPLNRRILSLAVPSLGSLLAEPLMVIADSAMIGHVGTTELAGLTVGSSVNVFLVGICIFLVYTTTAVASRQLGAGDRHGAVKTGVDGAWLGLLVGVVLAVVLWVGALPIVSLFGASAAVNVQGAAYLRAAAPSMLGMMLVLAGTGAMCGVLDAKTPLVISVTGAIANVAFNAAFIYGFNLGVTGAGIGTSIAGIGMGSAFALKIMAGARRAKVALYPEFRAIFAALAGGVPLMIRTLTMQIVILGTLWVAASQGEVAIAGRQIAANTWTLGANLHDSLAIAVQALIGFELGRADRQAVRDLIRRVTLWGLGLGVVLGLSIAALAPLWPRIFSSDPEVLAAAALALLVSAFFQPLAGVVFVFDGVLIGANDTWYLALAGLINLGVYIPALVLVWRFAPGGILGLAWLWGCYCGVFFLARLATLSWRIRQDRWMKLDFAKTGEIR, from the coding sequence ATGAAAACGGGGGACACCATGCCGGCTGAAAATCGACCTTCTGAATCGGGGAACCGACCTTCTGAATCGGAGGCGCAACCCGTGGAACCGGAAAACCAACCCCTGAATCGGCGGATTTTGTCGCTCGCCGTGCCTTCCCTGGGGTCGCTGCTGGCTGAACCGCTCATGGTGATAGCGGATTCGGCCATGATTGGGCACGTGGGAACGACCGAGCTGGCCGGCTTAACCGTCGGTTCATCGGTCAACGTGTTCTTGGTGGGGATTTGTATTTTCCTGGTCTATACCACGACCGCAGTGGCCTCACGCCAGTTGGGTGCGGGGGACCGGCACGGCGCGGTCAAGACCGGGGTGGACGGAGCCTGGCTAGGGCTGCTGGTAGGAGTGGTGCTGGCAGTAGTCCTGTGGGTCGGGGCATTGCCGATTGTTTCGCTATTCGGGGCCTCCGCGGCGGTCAATGTCCAAGGGGCGGCGTATCTGCGGGCGGCGGCACCTTCGATGCTGGGAATGATGCTGGTACTGGCGGGAACCGGGGCCATGTGCGGCGTGTTGGACGCCAAGACCCCACTGGTGATTTCGGTCACCGGCGCCATCGCAAACGTGGCTTTCAACGCCGCGTTTATCTACGGTTTCAACCTGGGAGTCACCGGGGCGGGCATCGGCACTTCTATCGCCGGTATCGGCATGGGGTCGGCTTTTGCGCTGAAAATTATGGCCGGAGCCCGGCGTGCCAAAGTCGCACTGTATCCTGAGTTCCGGGCGATTTTCGCGGCTCTGGCCGGGGGCGTGCCCCTGATGATTCGCACCCTCACCATGCAGATTGTTATTCTCGGCACCCTGTGGGTGGCGGCCTCCCAAGGGGAAGTCGCCATTGCCGGGCGTCAGATTGCAGCGAACACCTGGACTCTCGGGGCAAACCTGCACGATTCTCTGGCTATCGCGGTGCAGGCGCTCATTGGTTTCGAGTTGGGGCGGGCTGACCGCCAGGCGGTGCGCGACCTGATTCGCCGGGTGACACTGTGGGGGCTGGGGCTGGGAGTCGTGCTGGGATTGAGCATCGCGGCTCTGGCTCCGCTATGGCCGCGCATCTTTTCCAGCGACCCCGAAGTGCTGGCTGCGGCCGCTTTGGCACTGTTGGTGTCGGCGTTCTTTCAGCCACTGGCCGGGGTGGTTTTCGTGTTCGACGGGGTCTTGATTGGTGCCAACGACACGTGGTATCTGGCTCTCGCGGGCCTGATTAACCTGGGTGTTTATATCCCGGCTCTGGTGCTGGTGTGGCGTTTCGCGCCCGGCGGAATCCTGGGACTGGCCTGGTTGTGGGGGTGTTATTGCGGGGTGTTTTTCCTGGCGCGCCTGGCCACGTTGAGCTGGCGTATCCGCCAAGACCGGTGGATGAAACTTGATTTTGCAAAAACAGGTGAAATCCGGTAA
- the rplU gene encoding 50S ribosomal protein L21: MVYAIVKAGGRQEKVSVGEELLVEKVDKAVGETIELPAILLVDGAKVTSQAADVAKIKVSAEVLGAAKGPKISIVKYKNKTGYRKRQGHRQPLTRIKITSIK, translated from the coding sequence GTGGTATATGCAATCGTTAAGGCCGGCGGTCGACAGGAGAAAGTCTCTGTCGGTGAAGAGCTGCTGGTGGAAAAGGTAGACAAGGCAGTGGGGGAGACGATTGAGCTGCCTGCGATTCTGTTGGTGGACGGCGCCAAGGTAACGTCCCAGGCTGCTGACGTAGCAAAGATAAAGGTCAGCGCGGAAGTACTGGGCGCGGCCAAGGGCCCCAAGATTTCCATTGTCAAGTACAAGAACAAGACTGGTTATCGGAAGCGTCAAGGTCACCGTCAGCCGCTGACCCGCATTAAGATAACTTCCATTAAGTAA
- the rpmA gene encoding 50S ribosomal protein L27, with translation MAHKKGLGSSHNGRDSNAQRLGVKRFGGQLVNAGEILVRQRGTHYHPGFNVGIGKDDTLFALKTGEVEFGRHRDRRIVSIKEVANA, from the coding sequence ATGGCACATAAGAAAGGTCTCGGTTCTTCCCACAACGGTCGTGATTCGAACGCGCAGCGCCTGGGCGTCAAGCGTTTCGGCGGTCAGCTGGTTAACGCTGGTGAAATTTTGGTACGCCAGCGCGGCACCCACTACCACCCCGGCTTTAACGTGGGCATCGGCAAGGACGATACTCTGTTCGCGCTTAAGACCGGCGAAGTGGAGTTCGGTCGTCATCGCGATCGCCGTATCGTGAGCATTAAGGAAGTCGCCAACGCCTAA